A region of Alteromonadaceae bacterium 2753L.S.0a.02 DNA encodes the following proteins:
- a CDS encoding dihydroflavonol-4-reductase, producing MKVLITGGNGFVGLNIVESLLAEGHQVHALVRSNSQTQFLDHLDLSSGDRPLLKKIEGQLTDTGLLRTIMQDVDAVIHTAGLTSSDKNDSDKLWHTNVECTKNICEAMIDVGIKRLVYTSTTSTVGANNSNVEQANEETQLRGFRRNNPYGRSKFEAEQLVLRAVEKGLEPIILNPAEVVGRYDYNFQWGRIVLAVYHNALPFMPPGGGSFCHSQAVGQAHVNALTKGRPGERYILAGADIKYREYIETICRILDTTINIPTNNYWLMVFKAAVFENIYKAGYLKLREAILGEPPSKPLPAPAAEAYRMRVFAGHYYFSSEKARLELNYQPRDIDAMLRDSIGWYYSTGIISRKNTHKNNATQSMQQDKSHEPISSV from the coding sequence ATGAAGGTTCTAATTACGGGCGGCAATGGCTTTGTCGGCCTCAATATTGTTGAATCTTTACTTGCGGAAGGGCATCAGGTTCATGCGCTAGTGCGGTCTAATTCGCAGACGCAATTTCTCGATCACTTGGATCTAAGCTCTGGAGACAGGCCCTTGTTGAAAAAAATAGAAGGGCAGCTTACCGACACTGGCTTGCTACGAACTATAATGCAAGATGTTGATGCGGTAATTCATACTGCAGGTCTTACAAGTTCAGATAAGAACGATAGTGATAAATTGTGGCACACAAATGTGGAATGTACAAAAAACATTTGTGAAGCAATGATAGATGTTGGTATTAAAAGATTAGTTTATACGAGTACTACTTCGACAGTCGGAGCTAATAACTCGAACGTAGAACAAGCAAACGAAGAAACACAGTTGAGAGGTTTTCGCCGTAACAACCCCTACGGTCGTTCTAAATTTGAAGCTGAACAGCTGGTTTTACGTGCAGTGGAAAAAGGACTTGAGCCCATTATTCTCAACCCGGCAGAAGTCGTGGGTCGCTATGACTATAACTTCCAATGGGGCCGAATTGTATTAGCCGTATATCATAATGCTTTACCTTTTATGCCTCCTGGCGGTGGAAGTTTTTGCCACTCGCAAGCAGTGGGTCAGGCGCATGTAAATGCATTAACGAAGGGGCGTCCAGGGGAACGTTATATTCTCGCTGGTGCCGATATCAAATATCGAGAATATATAGAAACGATTTGTCGAATACTAGATACAACAATAAATATACCTACTAACAATTATTGGCTGATGGTTTTTAAAGCCGCGGTCTTTGAAAACATTTATAAAGCAGGTTATTTGAAATTGCGCGAAGCTATTTTAGGTGAGCCACCATCGAAACCACTACCGGCTCCCGCAGCAGAAGCCTATCGCATGCGCGTTTTCGCTGGGCACTACTATTTCAGCTCTGAAAAAGCACGACTAGAATTAAATTATCAGCCAAGAGATATTGATGCCATGCTTCGGGATTCAATTGGCTGGTACTACAGTACCGGAATTATTTCCCGAAAGAATACACACAAGAATAACGCTACGCAATCAATGCAGCAAGATAAGTCACACGAACCAATTAGCTCTGTTTGA
- a CDS encoding glycine C-acetyltransferase produces MDARNMIELERKPFKERLTQQYTVYLQEVERGYMMGREGFGPADKTMKYRDLHSDEFNEVLVFGSNNYLGLSNHPTVKQKVKQAIDIYGIGSGGSPAFSGYTRQHRDLEQRLAKLADHEDAVLLPGGYMANLCWVNGLMNQNDIIVYDKNSHASVINAIKMTGVKFYSFDPENLPAFENIISRIKTKTKGEVQIFSTVEGVRSVDGTMIDLATYIEICKSNDVITILDDAHGIGTVGRTGKGTLEELDLMGQVDLRMSTCSKALGAQGAFVSGSKELIFLLRNYSYPYVFTSALAQPTIAAISAALDFIEDNPSWVVKLRENVRYMQDKLENEGFDIIRGVSGIIPVFFRKDGVVREINKDLYKKGLFANIMEYPMVPPGLERLRLSLMATHTYDEVDRAVSLIRDSAIQHGGL; encoded by the coding sequence ATGGATGCTAGAAACATGATCGAGCTCGAGCGCAAACCCTTTAAAGAACGTTTGACTCAGCAATATACTGTTTACTTACAAGAAGTGGAACGCGGTTACATGATGGGGCGTGAAGGATTTGGACCGGCCGACAAAACTATGAAATACCGCGATCTCCATTCTGACGAGTTTAATGAGGTACTGGTATTCGGTTCTAACAATTATCTAGGGCTTTCTAATCATCCGACCGTGAAACAAAAGGTAAAGCAAGCGATAGACATCTACGGAATAGGTTCTGGAGGTTCACCCGCTTTCTCAGGGTATACACGTCAACATCGTGATTTAGAGCAGAGACTCGCTAAATTAGCCGATCATGAAGACGCTGTATTGCTGCCTGGCGGCTACATGGCGAATTTGTGTTGGGTAAACGGATTGATGAATCAGAACGATATTATTGTTTACGATAAAAACAGTCACGCAAGTGTGATTAATGCGATAAAAATGACCGGCGTGAAGTTTTATTCATTTGATCCGGAAAACCTTCCAGCATTTGAAAATATAATTTCACGCATTAAAACCAAAACAAAAGGAGAGGTACAAATATTTTCTACTGTTGAAGGTGTACGTTCTGTCGATGGTACGATGATAGATTTAGCAACTTACATCGAAATATGTAAGTCTAATGATGTAATTACCATACTGGACGACGCACATGGGATTGGTACTGTAGGTAGAACCGGTAAAGGGACATTAGAGGAGCTTGATTTAATGGGTCAAGTTGACTTGCGCATGTCTACATGTAGCAAAGCACTAGGTGCTCAAGGCGCGTTTGTATCAGGCAGTAAAGAATTAATATTTCTGCTTAGAAATTATTCTTACCCTTACGTCTTTACTTCTGCCTTGGCTCAGCCAACCATTGCAGCAATTTCAGCTGCTCTAGATTTCATAGAAGATAACCCAAGCTGGGTGGTAAAATTACGTGAAAATGTGCGCTACATGCAAGATAAACTTGAAAATGAAGGGTTTGATATTATCCGAGGTGTATCGGGAATTATTCCAGTATTCTTTCGTAAAGACGGCGTTGTAAGAGAAATAAATAAAGATCTCTATAAAAAAGGATTGTTTGCTAATATTATGGAATACCCAATGGTTCCACCCGGTTTAGAGCGATTACGCTTATCCTTAATGGCGACCCATACCTATGATGAAGTTGATCGTGCCGTTTCACTGATTCGAGATTCTGCGATACAACACGGCGGGTTATAG
- a CDS encoding acyl carrier protein — translation MTTDNLFQAFLETVNLIKKTAISADIVELDFHLSGDLGIDSREMLEIWYELEKKLDIQIPDYEKRDIYTIEEVIAKLESKIEATAE, via the coding sequence ATGACCACTGATAATCTTTTTCAGGCCTTTCTAGAAACCGTTAACCTTATTAAAAAAACCGCAATTTCCGCAGACATCGTGGAGTTAGATTTTCATCTTAGTGGTGATCTGGGTATTGATTCTCGAGAAATGTTAGAAATATGGTATGAACTGGAGAAAAAACTCGATATTCAAATACCTGATTATGAAAAACGTGATATCTACACCATTGAGGAAGTTATCGCAAAACTCGAAAGCAAAATCGAAGCAACTGCTGAGTGA